In Felis catus isolate Fca126 chromosome A3, F.catus_Fca126_mat1.0, whole genome shotgun sequence, a single genomic region encodes these proteins:
- the NKX2-4 gene encoding homeobox protein Nkx-2.4, whose amino-acid sequence MSLSPKHTTPFSVSDILSPIEETYKKFGGAMDGAPPGLGAPLGAAAAAAYRAPPLGPSSQAAAVAGMQPPHAMAGHNAAAAAAAAAAAAAAAATYHMPPGVSQFPHGAMGGYCNGGLGNVGELPAYTDGMRGGAAAAATGWYGANPDPRYSSISRFMGPSAGVNVAGMGSLTGIADAAKTLAPLHAAAAAPRRKRRVLFSQAQVYELERRFKQQKYLSAPEREHLASMIHLTPTQVKIWFQNHRYKMKRQAKDKAAQQLQQEGGLGPPPPPPPSPRRVAVPVLVKDGKPCQNGAGTPTPGQAGPQPPAPTPAPELEELSPSPPALHGPGGGLAALDAAAGDYGGGVLGANLLYGRTW is encoded by the exons ATGTCGTTGAGCCCCAAGCACACGACGCCCTTCTCCGTGTCCGACATCCTGAGCCCCATCGAGGAGACCTACAAGAAGTTCGGCGGCGCCATGGACGGCGCGCCGCCCGGCCTGGGGGCGCCCCTGggggccgcggccgccgccgcctaCCGCGCGCCGCCGCTCGGCCCCTCCTCGcaggcggcggcggtggcgggcATGCAGCCGCCGCACGCCATGGCGGGCCACAacgcggcggcagcggcggcggcggcggcggccgcggccgcAGCGGCCGCCACCTACCACATGCCGCCGGGCGTCTCGCAGTTCCCGCACGGCGCCATGGGCGGCTACTGCAACGGCGGCCTGGGCAACGTGGGCGAGCTGCCCGCCTACACCGACGGCATGCGGGGCGGCGCGGCCGCCGCGGCCACCGGCTGGTACGGCGCCAACCCGGACCCGCGCTACTCGTCAA TCTCCAGGTTCATGGGGCCATCCGCGGGCGTGAACGTGGCCGGCATGGGGTCGCTGACGGGCATCGCGGACGCAGCCAAGACCTTGGCGCCGTTGcacgcggcggcggcggcgccgcgAAGGAAGCGCCGCGTGCTCTTCTCGCAAGCGCAGGTCTATGAGCTGGAGCGGCGCTTCAAGCAGCAGAAGTACCTGTCGGCGCCCGAGCGCGAGCACCTGGCCAGCATGATCCACCTGACGCCCACGCAGGTCAAGATCTGGTTCCAGAACCACCGCTACAAGATGAAGCGGCAGGCCAAGGACAAGGCGGCGCAGCAGCTGCAGCAGGAGGGCGGCCTGgggccgccaccgccgccgccaccgTCCCCGCGCCGCGTGGCGGTGCCCGTGCTGGTCAAGGACGGCAAGCCGTGCCAGAACGGTGCCGGCACTCCGACACCCGGCCAGGCCGGACCGCAGCCGCCGGCCCCGACGCCGGCGCCCGAGCTCGAAGAGCTGTCGCCCAGCCCGCCAGCGCTGCACGGCCCGGGAGGCGGTCTGGCGGCCCTGGACGCGGCGGCAGGGGACTACGGCGGCGGCGTGCTCGGCGCCAACCTGCTCTATGGCAGGACGTGGTGA